The Candidatus Roseilinea sp. sequence GTTAGGCCGACCTTCGGCATTACGATATCCATACGCTTTCGGGATCACACCAGGGCGGGGGAGTCGCGCCGAGGCACTTCGACGCGATGACGAGACATTTAATCTTCATCGAAGCCCACAACGCTGTTGTCGCCAACGTTAAAGCGGCGCGGGCGACCGTGCAGCACGGCATCGCGGCCGATCAGGGAATTGGCCAGCACATGATCCACCACCTCGGCGCCGGCTTCGACGATGCTCTCGCGCACCACGCTGCTCTCGATGTAGCAGCCCTCGCCGATAGTCACGTGTGGCCCGATCACGCTGTTGATGATCTTTGCGGTGGGATGGATGTTGACGGGCGGCACAATGACGCACGCGCCGTTGCGCCACGCTTCGCTGTTGTCGTGGCCGTGCTGAAGCAGGTAGCGATTGGTCTCCAGAACCGTCTGCGATGTGCCGCAATCCAGCCAGACGCTCACGGCATGCGCGCGCAGCTTCGCCCCGCCCTCGATCATGATGTTGAAGGCGTCGGCAAGGAAGTACTCGTTCTTGGTCTTGATGCCGCGCCGTATGAGTTCCTCACAGGCCGCCATCAAGCGCTCCGCATCTTTCACGTAGTACATGCCGATCACCGCCAGCCGGTTCTCCATGGTGGCCGGCTTCTCGACGAAGCGCCTGATGTAGCCATCCGCGCCGACTTGCACCACGCCGAAGCGCCGCGGATCTTCGACCTCCTTGACGTAGATCACGCCATCGCACGGTTCATCGGCCAACCGAGACAGGTCAGCATCGGCCAGCGTATCCACGAACACGATGAGCGTCGGCCCGCTCACCCGATCGCGGGCAAGCAAGATAGCCGGCGCTTGGCCGTTCAGCTCCTCCTG is a genomic window containing:
- a CDS encoding nucleotidyltransferase; translation: MDVIIPLAGFGTRLRPHTYSKPKPLVSVAGKPVLGHILDKLINESQVGKVVFVVGYLGEQIEHYVKTAYPSLRGEYVEQEELNGQAPAILLARDRVSGPTLIVFVDTLADADLSRLADEPCDGVIYVKEVEDPRRFGVVQVGADGYIRRFVEKPATMENRLAVIGMYYVKDAERLMAACEELIRRGIKTKNEYFLADAFNIMIEGGAKLRAHAVSVWLDCGTSQTVLETNRYLLQHGHDNSEAWRNGACVIVPPVNIHPTAKIINSVIGPHVTIGEGCYIESSVVRESIVEAGAEVVDHVLANSLIGRDAVLHGRPRRFNVGDNSVVGFDED